A stretch of the Porifericola rhodea genome encodes the following:
- a CDS encoding peroxiredoxin, with amino-acid sequence MSLVGKKAPLINAPAVINGEEIVENFSLDQYIGNKYVAFFFYPKDFTFVCPTEILAFQEKLAEFEKRDVAVVGCSCDTEETHLAWMMTPRDQGGIEGVTYPVVADAAKVVATKYGVLAGDYDYDEEGELVFNGQPVAYRGTFLIDKEGVVRHETINDLPLGRNIDETIRLVDALQYVEKHGEVCPANWEEGKEAMKATREGVSEYLSKK; translated from the coding sequence ATGTCATTAGTAGGAAAAAAAGCTCCTTTGATCAATGCGCCCGCGGTAATCAATGGTGAGGAAATCGTTGAAAACTTTTCGCTTGATCAGTACATCGGCAACAAATACGTTGCGTTTTTCTTCTACCCTAAAGACTTTACATTCGTTTGCCCTACTGAAATTCTTGCTTTCCAGGAGAAACTGGCAGAGTTTGAGAAGCGTGACGTAGCAGTAGTAGGATGCTCTTGCGACACTGAAGAAACTCACCTGGCCTGGATGATGACTCCACGCGATCAGGGTGGTATAGAAGGTGTTACTTATCCTGTAGTAGCGGATGCTGCTAAGGTGGTAGCTACTAAATATGGCGTGCTTGCCGGAGACTATGACTACGACGAAGAAGGAGAGCTTGTATTTAACGGCCAGCCAGTGGCTTACCGTGGAACTTTCCTTATTGACAAAGAAGGCGTAGTAAGACACGAAACTATCAATGACCTTCCTTTAGGAAGAAACATTGACGAGACTATTCGTCTGGTAGATGCACTTCAGTATGTAGAGAAGCACGGTGAAGTTTGCCCTGCTAACTGGGAAGAAGGTAAAGAAGCTATGAAAGCTACAAGAGAAGGTGTATCTGAATACCTTTCTAAAAAATAA
- a CDS encoding Fur family transcriptional regulator → MSEMLEEIREKLSSVGLKATQQRMVVYQALMQTMNQHPTAERIFEVVRPHNPTISLGTVYKTLDTFVSNGLAGKVASDAGFMRYDVNMEQHSHIYCTNTQEIIDYHDEGLDELIQQYFQKKNIKNLKISNIHVQINGLKEEPDQDIEIK, encoded by the coding sequence ATGAGTGAAATGTTAGAAGAGATAAGGGAAAAACTTAGCAGTGTGGGCTTAAAAGCGACCCAGCAGCGAATGGTAGTTTATCAGGCATTAATGCAGACGATGAACCAACACCCTACTGCCGAAAGGATCTTTGAAGTAGTTAGACCACACAACCCTACAATTTCTTTAGGTACGGTCTACAAAACTCTGGACACCTTTGTCAGCAATGGGCTGGCAGGTAAGGTGGCTTCCGATGCAGGTTTTATGCGCTACGATGTGAATATGGAACAACATAGCCATATTTACTGTACCAATACGCAAGAGATTATTGACTATCATGATGAAGGGCTGGATGAACTAATTCAGCAGTACTTTCAAAAGAAGAATATCAAAAACCTGAAAATCAGTAATATACATGTGCAGATTAATGGCCTTAAAGAAGAGCCAGATCAGGATATAGAAATTAAGTAA
- a CDS encoding galactokinase, with protein MEYSIIQNKFIELYERQPSVVRAPGRVNLIGEHTDYNEGFVLPAAINKEMVFALAPNDQPRCRVYSYDMRESVDFDPEAFQRSAHDWVNYILGVVDQLQKAGHTIKGFDCVFGGDIPKGAGMSSSAALECGLASGLNHIFELGLDKKTIAQLSQKAENEYVGVQCGIMDQFANMFGERHQLIKLDCRSLAYDMIPFQISGHKIVLLDTNISHSLASSEYNVRRQQCEEGVAKLKEQELDIKSLRDVDLDTLTRFRTMMDEVVYRRCRYVVEENKRVEEACELLQQNDLLGFGQKMYESHEGLSKEYEVSCEELDFLVDLTREDDNVLGARMMGGGFGGCTINLVKEEALAEMTMDIEQEYQQRFRRELKVYIGDIVKGTEVLDLGQ; from the coding sequence ATGGAGTATTCCATCATTCAAAACAAATTTATTGAACTATACGAAAGGCAGCCCAGTGTAGTGCGTGCCCCCGGCAGGGTAAACCTGATTGGAGAACATACAGACTATAATGAGGGCTTTGTACTTCCTGCGGCTATTAATAAAGAAATGGTGTTTGCCCTGGCACCCAATGATCAGCCCCGTTGCCGGGTGTACTCATATGATATGCGCGAAAGCGTGGATTTTGACCCTGAAGCATTTCAGCGCTCAGCTCATGACTGGGTTAACTACATATTGGGGGTAGTAGATCAGCTGCAAAAAGCTGGGCACACTATTAAAGGTTTCGACTGTGTCTTTGGGGGAGACATTCCCAAAGGCGCAGGTATGTCATCTTCTGCCGCGCTGGAATGTGGTCTGGCCAGCGGGCTTAACCATATATTTGAGCTGGGGTTGGATAAAAAGACCATCGCACAGCTATCACAAAAAGCAGAAAACGAATACGTAGGCGTGCAATGTGGTATTATGGACCAGTTTGCCAATATGTTTGGCGAGCGTCATCAACTGATAAAGCTGGACTGCCGCTCATTGGCGTATGATATGATTCCCTTCCAGATCAGTGGTCATAAAATTGTGTTGCTGGATACCAATATTAGCCATTCGCTGGCTTCCTCTGAGTACAACGTTCGCCGGCAGCAGTGCGAAGAAGGCGTAGCAAAGCTTAAGGAGCAGGAATTGGACATTAAAAGCCTGAGAGATGTAGATCTGGATACTCTGACCCGCTTTCGTACCATGATGGACGAAGTAGTATACCGACGCTGTCGCTACGTAGTTGAAGAAAACAAAAGGGTAGAAGAGGCATGCGAACTACTACAGCAGAACGATTTGCTGGGTTTTGGGCAGAAGATGTACGAATCGCACGAGGGCTTGAGTAAAGAGTATGAAGTAAGTTGCGAAGAGCTGGATTTTCTGGTTGACTTAACACGAGAAGATGATAATGTGCTGGGAGCGCGGATGATGGGCGGAGGCTTCGGAGGCTGCACCATCAACCTGGTTAAAGAAGAGGCTCTCGCAGAAATGACTATGGATATAGAGCAGGAATATCAGCAAAGATTTCGGAGAGAGCTAAAAGTATATATAGGAGATATAGTTAAGGGTACAGAGGTGTTAGATTTAGGCCAGTAA
- a CDS encoding UDP-glucose--hexose-1-phosphate uridylyltransferase, with protein MMNFDLNEHPHRRYNPLSGEYVLVSPHRMKRPWQGQVEKKDETVRPKYDPKCYLCPGNERAGGEKNPQYESTYVFTNDFAALKEDVPSGSIEKGNLIRAQSEKGICKVICFSPRHDLTLPQMETTAIVKVIELWQKEYEELGSHPEINYVQIFENKGQMMGCSNPHPHGQIWAQSTVPLEPAVVGKHQGDYLQKYGNSLLADYIQLEQEEQERIVLENEHFITLVPFWAVWPFETMLISKRHIQNILQFTEEEKQAYAEMLKQLTILYDNLFETSFPYSAGIHQAPTDGLEHKEWHFHHHFYPPLLRSATVKKFMVGYEMLGDPQRDITAESSAERLRSLPSVHYKDA; from the coding sequence ATGATGAATTTTGACCTGAACGAACACCCACACCGGAGGTATAATCCTCTCTCTGGAGAATATGTACTGGTATCGCCCCATCGTATGAAGCGTCCCTGGCAGGGGCAGGTAGAAAAAAAAGATGAAACGGTGCGGCCAAAGTACGACCCTAAATGCTACTTGTGCCCCGGCAACGAGAGAGCAGGAGGGGAAAAAAACCCTCAGTACGAAAGTACTTATGTGTTTACTAATGATTTTGCGGCGCTTAAAGAAGATGTTCCCAGCGGAAGCATAGAAAAAGGTAACCTGATAAGGGCACAGAGTGAAAAAGGAATCTGTAAAGTAATCTGCTTTTCTCCACGTCACGATCTCACCCTTCCGCAGATGGAAACTACCGCCATTGTAAAAGTAATAGAGCTGTGGCAAAAAGAATATGAGGAGCTGGGTAGTCACCCTGAGATTAATTACGTGCAGATTTTTGAGAACAAAGGACAGATGATGGGTTGTAGCAATCCTCACCCTCATGGACAAATTTGGGCACAGAGCACTGTACCTCTGGAGCCAGCAGTGGTAGGCAAACATCAGGGAGACTACCTGCAAAAATATGGTAATAGTTTGCTGGCAGACTACATACAACTGGAGCAGGAGGAGCAGGAGCGCATCGTGCTGGAAAATGAGCACTTTATCACGCTAGTGCCATTTTGGGCAGTATGGCCTTTTGAAACCATGCTGATCAGCAAGCGGCATATCCAAAACATATTACAGTTTACAGAGGAAGAAAAGCAGGCCTATGCGGAGATGCTTAAGCAACTTACCATTTTATATGATAACCTGTTTGAAACCTCTTTTCCTTACTCTGCCGGTATACATCAGGCACCTACCGATGGTCTGGAGCATAAAGAGTGGCACTTCCACCATCATTTTTATCCCCCACTGCTACGCTCAGCCACCGTCAAAAAATTTATGGTAGGGTACGAGATGTTGGGCGACCCACAGAGAGATATTACAGCAGAATCCAGTGCTGAGCGACTGAGAAGCCTGCCAAGTGTACATTATAAAGATGCTTAG
- a CDS encoding carboxypeptidase-like regulatory domain-containing protein, which yields MLTSIVFTFYVEWNATTSFKPIVASSTLEGELVLPEESSFTQPNVPNFWEETLFKIQSIFYMLTQNAYWIALAWATGCLFFCLRLSFGLWQIKQLRQNYAPFPKEWLTKADTLCKVLHINKVVFGLSELHSPLTLGWWKPMVLLPASMLTALPAEQVESILLHEMAHIRRHDYLWNLLQSVTEVILFFHPAYWYIASVLEQEREHSCDQITVKITGKPQIYAQALLAVASLPAKVSPMALSAKGRSGLSERIKQIVLPDYQKKSIQPLPFLLGFCLLTCLLFAFTFKNPFEEQLLGKPEINSLSYDSVRTPDYIDYSRRWYGNSGVPLYRELARYSSNTSNMLVGMSESSNTNINPWTYFKNDALYLLDGIVVDVPEQILMQDIAKIEVYHQPIPSVFQNLRSQPYNTVVNVLTEIPAADAAKNTITVSGFVRTKKDGKILSITNTKVQVKSTGKLTVTNANGLYEFRAVGKNDTLLFYSLYDTGTTQVAVNNREHLSIQVHTPRRLKNRANKIIDQRMSPANLEKDLQAINSKLTFKDSSIYEVMIKRLFIDPKDNMAKLISNTPYSQDDDLRTYYSLSNSEFLFTLDGVVRDPRTVSSQSIKDIRFKTQNLTKEYLVEAHATSKQATIDSTDEKMNIISGQVVDEEEGQPIVAANVLIDGTTIGTLTDADGKFRLESREKIQSFSVNSIGYHKRLIPTQQKVLHDIKLRSLNFATPPATEDSMVLIVDGEVRRDIASLEQLNLPPTSIRRINVMPSKAAGEFLTPDQQKQTSKVIVIETNKIYAAPDHTARGKVVDAQSRKPRLRSLNFATPPATEDSMVLIVDGEVRHDIASLEQLNLPPASIRRIDVMPGKAAGEFLTPDPQKQTSKVIVIETNKIYAAPDHTARGKVVDAQSRKPLSGVEISALENEKLKVYTDENGNYELPLHSNTKFVLHNIDGYMPFVIERKAVNTFKNHTYIPLNRQSDESGTLLESSLRVFPNPGDEEIKVSFKLWEATSVKLELLNRQGRLLFSREYTYPSAGDKELVVPSEQLAADTYIVRLTHNGKSISRQIILK from the coding sequence ATGCTCACGTCAATCGTTTTCACTTTTTATGTAGAATGGAATGCTACCACCTCATTTAAACCAATCGTGGCATCTTCAACTTTGGAAGGTGAGCTGGTTTTGCCGGAAGAAAGTTCTTTCACTCAGCCTAACGTACCTAATTTTTGGGAAGAGACTCTATTTAAGATACAAAGTATCTTTTATATGCTCACACAGAACGCGTATTGGATAGCATTGGCCTGGGCTACTGGTTGCTTGTTTTTTTGCCTGCGCTTAAGCTTCGGGCTGTGGCAGATCAAGCAATTGCGGCAAAACTACGCACCTTTTCCTAAGGAATGGCTGACAAAAGCAGATACACTTTGTAAAGTACTTCATATCAATAAGGTAGTATTTGGGCTTAGTGAATTACATAGCCCTTTAACGCTGGGCTGGTGGAAACCTATGGTATTACTCCCTGCCTCAATGCTTACTGCCTTGCCTGCCGAGCAGGTAGAGAGCATACTATTGCATGAGATGGCTCATATTCGCCGCCATGACTACTTATGGAACCTGCTGCAATCAGTAACAGAAGTGATTCTCTTTTTTCATCCGGCTTACTGGTATATCGCCTCTGTTCTGGAGCAGGAAAGGGAGCATTCCTGTGACCAGATTACTGTAAAAATTACGGGCAAGCCCCAGATTTACGCACAGGCTTTATTAGCAGTAGCCAGCCTGCCCGCAAAAGTTTCACCTATGGCCTTATCTGCAAAAGGACGCTCTGGCCTATCGGAGCGTATTAAGCAAATAGTACTGCCGGACTACCAAAAGAAAAGTATTCAACCTCTCCCCTTCTTATTAGGCTTTTGTCTACTGACTTGTTTGCTATTTGCCTTTACATTTAAAAACCCTTTTGAAGAGCAACTACTAGGTAAGCCTGAGATCAATTCTTTATCGTACGATTCAGTACGAACTCCAGACTACATAGATTATAGTAGAAGATGGTACGGTAATTCTGGTGTTCCCCTTTATAGAGAGCTGGCAAGGTACTCCAGCAACACTAGCAATATGCTGGTAGGTATGTCGGAAAGCAGTAATACAAATATCAACCCATGGACATATTTTAAAAACGATGCGCTTTATTTATTGGACGGAATTGTAGTGGATGTACCAGAACAGATATTGATGCAAGATATTGCAAAAATAGAAGTCTATCATCAGCCAATACCCTCTGTTTTTCAAAACCTTCGTTCGCAACCTTATAATACGGTAGTGAACGTATTAACTGAAATTCCTGCAGCAGATGCTGCCAAGAACACAATTACTGTTAGTGGTTTTGTTAGAACCAAAAAAGATGGTAAAATACTCTCCATAACTAATACAAAAGTACAGGTAAAAAGCACCGGCAAACTTACTGTTACTAATGCCAATGGCCTCTATGAGTTTAGGGCAGTAGGTAAAAACGACACGCTTTTGTTCTATTCACTTTATGACACAGGTACAACGCAGGTAGCTGTCAACAATAGGGAACACCTTAGTATACAGGTGCATACTCCGAGAAGATTAAAAAACCGAGCCAATAAAATAATTGATCAACGTATGTCCCCTGCAAATCTGGAAAAAGATCTACAGGCTATAAATAGTAAGCTGACATTTAAAGACTCATCCATATATGAAGTGATGATAAAAAGATTATTCATTGACCCTAAAGACAATATGGCTAAACTTATATCCAATACTCCTTATTCTCAGGATGATGATCTAAGAACATACTATTCTTTAAGTAATTCTGAATTTCTTTTCACCTTAGATGGTGTAGTAAGAGATCCTCGTACAGTGAGTAGTCAATCTATAAAAGACATAAGATTTAAGACACAAAATCTAACAAAAGAGTATCTGGTTGAGGCTCATGCTACATCTAAACAGGCTACTATTGACAGCACAGATGAAAAGATGAATATCATCAGTGGACAGGTGGTTGATGAAGAAGAAGGACAGCCTATTGTAGCAGCGAACGTATTAATTGATGGTACTACAATAGGTACGCTTACCGATGCAGATGGAAAGTTCAGGCTTGAGAGCAGAGAAAAGATTCAAAGTTTTTCTGTTAACAGTATAGGTTACCATAAACGACTGATACCTACACAGCAAAAAGTTCTGCATGATATAAAGCTGCGCTCATTAAACTTTGCTACCCCTCCCGCAACTGAAGATAGCATGGTCCTTATTGTTGATGGCGAAGTACGCCGTGATATCGCCTCTTTAGAACAGCTAAACCTGCCCCCTACCTCTATCAGGCGTATAAATGTAATGCCAAGTAAGGCTGCTGGGGAGTTTTTAACGCCAGATCAGCAAAAACAGACTTCCAAAGTAATAGTAATAGAAACCAACAAAATATATGCTGCTCCAGACCATACCGCCAGAGGAAAAGTGGTTGACGCACAAAGCAGGAAACCAAGGCTGCGCTCATTAAACTTTGCTACCCCTCCCGCAACTGAAGATAGCATGGTCCTTATTGTTGATGGCGAAGTACGCCATGATATCGCCTCTTTAGAACAGTTAAACCTGCCCCCTGCCTCTATCAGGCGTATAGATGTAATGCCAGGTAAGGCTGCTGGGGAGTTTTTAACACCAGATCCGCAAAAACAGACTTCAAAAGTAATAGTAATAGAAACCAACAAAATATATGCTGCTCCAGACCATACCGCCAGAGGAAAAGTGGTTGACGCACAAAGCAGGAAACCTTTATCTGGTGTAGAGATTAGTGCTTTAGAGAATGAGAAGCTTAAAGTTTATACTGATGAAAATGGAAACTATGAGCTCCCCTTACATTCAAACACTAAATTTGTTCTGCATAATATAGATGGGTATATGCCATTTGTAATAGAAAGAAAAGCTGTAAACACCTTTAAAAATCATACTTACATCCCATTAAACAGGCAGTCTGATGAAAGTGGGACTTTGCTTGAAAGTAGCCTTAGAGTCTTCCCCAACCCTGGAGATGAGGAGATTAAAGTAAGTTTTAAGTTGTGGGAAGCTACCTCTGTAAAGCTGGAATTACTTAATAGACAGGGCAGGTTGCTATTTTCCAGAGAGTATACTTACCCTTCTGCAGGAGACAAAGAACTTGTAGTACCGTCTGAGCAGTTAGCAGCAGATACTTACATAGTTCGGCTTACCCATAACGGCAAAAGCATAAGCAGACAAATTATTCTAAAATAG
- a CDS encoding BlaI/MecI/CopY family transcriptional regulator — protein MKKNIKPSENELAILQVLWEKGPSTVRTVNEQLSQIKTVGYTTTLKLLQIMHDKGLVDRTSEGAKGRSHIYSAAVKEAQVNNHLLDQFVNRVFKGSTSQLVMRALGRKNPSQEEIKEIRQFLDNMNKSDES, from the coding sequence ATGAAAAAAAATATTAAACCTTCAGAAAACGAGCTGGCTATCCTTCAGGTACTTTGGGAAAAAGGTCCGAGCACAGTAAGAACAGTCAATGAGCAACTTAGCCAGATAAAAACTGTCGGCTACACGACTACACTCAAGCTCTTGCAAATTATGCATGATAAAGGGCTTGTTGACCGGACTAGCGAAGGCGCTAAAGGCAGATCGCATATTTATAGCGCAGCAGTTAAAGAGGCTCAGGTCAATAACCACTTACTAGACCAATTTGTCAACCGGGTATTCAAAGGCTCTACCAGCCAGCTAGTTATGCGGGCTTTGGGTAGAAAAAATCCTTCTCAGGAAGAAATAAAGGAGATAAGACAATTTTTAGATAACATGAACAAAAGTGATGAGTCATGA
- the rsgA gene encoding ribosome small subunit-dependent GTPase A: MKGKVIKSTGSWYNVLAEDGLVYPCRLRGKFKIKGLKVTNPVAVGDKVVVEMEEGEEGTGVITEIEARENYIIRKSTHKKHHGHIIATNIDQAVLVATLVYPKTSLGFIDRFLVSADSFRIPALILFNKKDLLEAEHQQYQQELIAMYSSIGYTCMELSAFDSADIEKVKAQLQDKTSLFSGHSGVGKSTLLNQIEPSLEQKTSEVSSFANKGVHTTTYAEMFGIGQETFIIDTPGIKELGLMDINEGELSHYFPEMRDLLGECKFHNCTHTHEPGCAVMDAVEEGRVAGSRYYSYLSMLENDDSHR, encoded by the coding sequence ATGAAGGGTAAAGTAATTAAGTCTACAGGGTCGTGGTACAATGTATTGGCGGAGGATGGTCTCGTGTACCCATGTCGCTTGCGGGGGAAATTTAAAATTAAAGGCCTTAAAGTTACTAATCCGGTTGCAGTAGGAGATAAGGTGGTAGTAGAAATGGAAGAAGGAGAAGAAGGTACCGGAGTAATTACCGAAATAGAAGCGAGAGAAAATTACATCATCCGTAAGTCTACCCACAAAAAACATCATGGCCATATAATAGCTACCAATATAGATCAGGCAGTGCTGGTAGCAACATTGGTGTACCCTAAAACTTCTCTTGGTTTTATAGATCGTTTTTTAGTCTCTGCAGATTCTTTCAGGATTCCTGCACTCATACTATTTAACAAAAAAGACCTGTTAGAAGCAGAGCACCAGCAGTACCAGCAAGAGTTAATAGCCATGTACAGCAGTATAGGCTACACCTGTATGGAGCTATCGGCATTTGACTCAGCCGATATAGAAAAAGTTAAAGCTCAACTTCAAGATAAAACCAGCTTGTTTTCCGGTCATTCTGGTGTTGGAAAATCTACATTGCTCAACCAGATAGAGCCTTCGCTAGAACAGAAAACCTCCGAAGTATCCAGCTTTGCTAATAAGGGTGTCCATACTACTACCTATGCAGAGATGTTTGGTATAGGACAAGAGACATTTATTATAGACACTCCCGGAATTAAAGAGTTGGGCTTAATGGATATTAATGAAGGAGAGCTTAGCCATTATTTTCCTGAAATGAGAGATTTGCTGGGCGAGTGCAAATTCCATAATTGTACACATACGCACGAGCCGGGCTGCGCAGTTATGGATGCGGTAGAGGAAGGGCGCGTGGCTGGCAGCAGATACTATAGCTATCTGAGCATGCTGGAAAATGACGACTCACATCGTTAG
- a CDS encoding sodium/sugar symporter, producing the protein MGFSALDFGVFIGYCLFIIGLGLWVSRDKKGHKKDAQDYFLASRSLPWWAIGASLIASNISAEQFIGMSGSGYALGLAISTYEWMAAATLLVVGKFFLPVYIKKGIYTMPQFLADRYNNTVRTVMAVFWLLVYVFVNLTSVIYLGALSIETVIGFPFQYAIYALAAFALLYSIYGGLTAVAWTDVIQVIFLVLGGLATTYLALEVVGNGDVLGGLARLRDEAPKHFHMILNEGQMMIPDGQGGTRDAYQDLPGLSVLIGGMWIVNLSYWGFNQYITQRALAAKNLDHAQRGVVFAGFLKLLIPLIVVIPGIAAYVIVQNEELSGSFTQIMTDPETGFIKPDRAYPSLLNLLPNGLKGVAFAALTAAIVSSLASMANSTSTIFTMDIYRNYINKGASEQALVRTGRIVVVVAFLIACLVAPALSVLGQAFQFIQEYTGFVSPGVFAIFVFGVFWKKTTPNAALSAAILTIPLSTLFKFVTPDLPFINRMGIVFLILAAIIIGISMIESKGKDQPNAIEVDRKLFKSSPKFNIGALLICGILAALYIIYW; encoded by the coding sequence ATGGGTTTTTCCGCACTTGACTTTGGGGTGTTCATAGGCTACTGCCTGTTTATTATAGGTCTTGGGCTTTGGGTATCCAGAGATAAAAAAGGACACAAAAAAGATGCTCAGGATTATTTTCTTGCCAGTCGCTCTCTACCCTGGTGGGCCATAGGTGCCTCACTAATAGCCTCAAACATTTCTGCCGAACAGTTTATAGGTATGTCGGGCTCGGGCTATGCGCTAGGCCTGGCAATCTCCACTTATGAGTGGATGGCCGCTGCAACCTTACTGGTGGTAGGGAAATTCTTCTTGCCGGTATATATTAAAAAGGGCATCTACACTATGCCGCAATTTCTTGCCGACCGCTACAACAATACCGTAAGAACAGTAATGGCGGTATTCTGGCTGCTGGTATATGTATTTGTAAACCTGACTTCGGTCATCTACCTGGGGGCACTAAGTATAGAAACCGTAATAGGCTTTCCTTTTCAGTATGCAATTTATGCTCTGGCAGCTTTTGCCCTTTTGTACTCTATATATGGTGGACTTACAGCAGTAGCCTGGACAGACGTAATTCAGGTAATATTTCTGGTATTGGGGGGGTTAGCCACTACCTACCTGGCTCTTGAAGTGGTTGGAAATGGTGATGTTCTGGGTGGTTTGGCCCGACTGAGAGATGAGGCTCCCAAGCATTTTCATATGATACTAAACGAAGGGCAGATGATGATACCGGATGGGCAAGGTGGAACTCGTGATGCATATCAGGACCTGCCGGGGCTAAGTGTACTAATCGGGGGTATGTGGATCGTAAACCTGAGTTACTGGGGTTTTAACCAATACATTACTCAGCGCGCTTTAGCAGCCAAAAACCTGGATCATGCGCAGAGAGGTGTAGTATTCGCCGGTTTCCTTAAGCTACTTATTCCACTAATTGTAGTAATACCAGGTATTGCTGCATATGTGATTGTGCAGAACGAAGAGTTATCAGGTTCATTTACGCAGATCATGACTGATCCTGAAACTGGCTTTATTAAACCTGACCGGGCTTATCCCTCACTGCTAAACCTGTTACCTAACGGCCTTAAAGGAGTCGCCTTTGCTGCATTAACTGCGGCTATTGTATCTTCACTTGCATCTATGGCAAATAGTACTTCTACTATTTTTACCATGGATATCTACAGAAACTATATAAATAAAGGTGCTTCTGAGCAGGCTCTGGTAAGAACAGGTAGAATAGTAGTAGTAGTAGCATTTTTAATTGCCTGCCTGGTGGCACCTGCGCTAAGCGTTTTAGGTCAGGCGTTTCAGTTTATTCAGGAGTATACCGGCTTTGTATCTCCTGGGGTATTTGCCATCTTCGTGTTTGGCGTATTCTGGAAGAAAACAACTCCTAACGCAGCACTTTCCGCTGCAATTCTGACTATTCCATTATCTACACTTTTCAAATTTGTTACGCCTGATCTACCATTTATCAACCGTATGGGAATTGTATTCCTGATCCTGGCTGCGATTATCATCGGAATTAGTATGATAGAGTCTAAGGGCAAAGATCAGCCTAACGCGATTGAAGTGGATAGAAAACTTTTTAAAAGTAGTCCTAAGTTTAACATAGGAGCCCTGCTGATCTGTGGTATTTTAGCAGCCCTATATATTATTTACTGGTAA
- a CDS encoding 3-deoxy-D-manno-octulosonic acid transferase, which produces MFFYRIAVSLIRVLLWMSYPFSAKNRKFLQGRRGLFKQLREFSETRNPRQPVYWFHCASLGEFEQGRPLMEEMKEQNPKIQIVLTFFSPSGYDVRKNYEGADLVCYLPLDGKRNAEKFLNYVKPKAAFFIRYEFWYGYLSVLKQRHIPSISVSTLFQSNAVPFRWYGRFYRNMLRKVTYFFAQDQNTVDLLVGIGIQSVSLAGDTRFDRVADICRHAPKNELAAAFKGDSHAMVIGSSWPEDMELLLPFMKEFVDDIKFIIAPHNIEEEALQKIEEELPYKTVRYSKVKTETISNYRVLIIDNVGMLTSLYRYGEFAYVGGAFGRSLHNILEPATFGMPIFFGNRSYRHVNEANALLKKGVAFTAGDFKELRDKFKRFFNNEEERLAAAEECRQYVSENTGATQLIMKYIAQQN; this is translated from the coding sequence TTGTTTTTTTACAGAATAGCCGTAAGCCTGATCAGAGTATTGCTCTGGATGAGCTATCCTTTTTCAGCTAAGAACAGGAAGTTTTTACAAGGCAGAAGAGGACTTTTTAAACAACTCAGAGAATTTAGCGAAACCCGTAACCCGCGCCAGCCGGTTTACTGGTTTCATTGTGCCTCTCTTGGCGAGTTTGAGCAGGGGCGTCCGCTTATGGAAGAGATGAAAGAGCAAAATCCTAAAATACAGATAGTGCTTACCTTTTTCTCTCCCTCCGGCTACGATGTACGAAAAAATTACGAAGGAGCCGACCTGGTGTGCTATCTGCCTTTGGATGGGAAAAGGAACGCTGAGAAATTTCTAAACTATGTAAAACCAAAAGCAGCATTTTTTATAAGATATGAGTTTTGGTATGGCTACTTAAGTGTGCTAAAACAGCGCCATATACCTTCTATCTCTGTATCTACACTTTTTCAGTCTAATGCGGTACCCTTCCGTTGGTATGGTAGGTTTTACCGAAATATGCTACGCAAGGTCACTTATTTTTTTGCGCAGGATCAAAACACAGTAGATCTGCTGGTAGGCATAGGCATACAGAGCGTAAGCCTGGCAGGCGATACTCGCTTTGACAGAGTAGCAGATATTTGCCGCCATGCGCCTAAAAACGAGCTGGCAGCAGCATTTAAAGGTGATAGCCATGCTATGGTAATTGGGAGCAGCTGGCCGGAAGATATGGAGCTTCTTCTGCCTTTTATGAAAGAATTTGTAGATGACATAAAGTTTATCATTGCTCCTCATAATATTGAAGAAGAAGCTTTGCAGAAGATAGAAGAGGAACTTCCTTATAAAACAGTACGCTACTCCAAAGTTAAAACAGAAACTATTAGCAACTACCGGGTATTAATTATAGACAATGTAGGGATGCTCACCTCACTGTACCGTTATGGTGAGTTTGCTTATGTAGGTGGGGCTTTTGGCAGAAGCCTGCATAACATATTGGAGCCTGCTACTTTTGGTATGCCTATTTTCTTTGGTAACCGTAGCTACAGGCACGTAAATGAAGCTAATGCACTATTAAAAAAGGGAGTAGCCTTTACTGCCGGAGACTTTAAGGAACTAAGAGATAAATTTAAGCGCTTTTTTAACAACGAAGAGGAACGACTGGCGGCTGCCGAAGAGTGTCGTCAGTATGTTAGCGAAAACACCGGAGCAACTCAGCTGATTATGAAATATATAGCGCAACAGAACTAA